Proteins from a single region of Phycisphaerae bacterium:
- a CDS encoding dienelactone hydrolase family protein has protein sequence MHALGNRSNSRKWGAISCIGIGLLLAVEAVGTAHADEGRLPNASPLVETGDLAMKMVAGIDKHLLRQTEASVADRERYWHRDFGSTEAYLKSVEPNRAEFARIVGVVDPRREPAGLQLIATTTQPSGAGGSADYTIDRARWPVFDGVDAEGLLLQPKGNPVARVIALPDADWTPEMLVGLAPGVDPACQYARRLAENGCLVLVPTLVDRGSRLSGNPSIRMTNIPHREFIYRMAYQMGRHIIGYEVQKVLAAVDCFHSGAAGRKLPIGVFGYGEGGLLALYAAAIDRRIDAACVSGYFQSRAQVWAEPVYRNVWNLLREFGDAEIASLVAPRPLVIEAGRGPEVGSPPPDPYGHSQASSGRLVTPPREAVLHEFNRAQGVYEQLKAAGKIRLVFPDDPRAGPGTEPALQAFLAALVGRQGPLRPAGPSPVPSQWADADVDARQARQFGQLVGFTQRLVRESGERRRQFWSKADASSLEKWQKSCEYYRRYLWDEVIGRCPAPGDSINPRSRRIIDNDKWAGYEVVLDVYPDVFAYGILLLPKDIRPGERRPVVVCQHGLEGRPNKVVDRTIKSPYKAFGADLADRGYIVFAPQNPYIGGDAFRLLQRKANPLKLSLFSFITAQHRQILLWLGQQPFVDPKRIAFYGLSYGGKTAMRVPALLPEYCLSICSGDFNEWIVKTTSVDLVNSYMFTYEYEIYEFDMGNTFNYGELAGLIAPRPFMVERGHDDPVGMDEWVSYEYAKVRRLYAKLGLPDLTEIEYFDGRHEIHAVGTFAFLHKHLARPR, from the coding sequence ATGCATGCTCTTGGGAACCGCAGCAACTCCCGCAAGTGGGGAGCGATATCGTGCATTGGAATCGGCCTTCTGCTGGCGGTCGAAGCCGTTGGCACTGCTCACGCGGACGAGGGCCGCTTGCCGAACGCTTCGCCGCTGGTTGAAACCGGCGACCTGGCGATGAAGATGGTTGCTGGCATCGACAAGCATTTGCTGAGGCAGACTGAAGCATCCGTTGCCGACCGCGAGCGGTATTGGCATCGCGATTTTGGCTCGACCGAGGCCTACCTCAAGTCGGTCGAGCCGAACCGAGCCGAGTTCGCCAGAATCGTCGGCGTCGTGGATCCTCGGCGGGAGCCCGCGGGCCTCCAATTGATCGCGACGACCACTCAGCCATCCGGCGCGGGTGGGAGTGCAGACTACACGATTGACCGCGCACGCTGGCCGGTGTTCGACGGCGTCGATGCCGAAGGCCTCCTCCTGCAACCGAAAGGCAATCCGGTTGCCCGCGTCATCGCCTTGCCGGATGCCGACTGGACGCCCGAGATGCTCGTAGGCCTTGCCCCGGGCGTTGATCCCGCTTGCCAGTATGCCCGGCGCTTGGCCGAAAATGGGTGCCTGGTGCTTGTCCCCACGCTTGTCGATCGAGGCAGTCGGCTGTCGGGCAATCCTTCAATCCGCATGACCAATATTCCCCATCGCGAGTTCATCTACCGGATGGCCTACCAGATGGGTCGGCACATCATCGGATACGAGGTCCAGAAGGTCCTCGCGGCCGTGGACTGCTTCCACAGCGGTGCGGCCGGCAGAAAGCTGCCCATCGGCGTCTTCGGCTATGGCGAAGGCGGGTTGCTCGCGTTATATGCCGCGGCGATCGACCGGCGAATCGATGCCGCCTGCGTCAGCGGCTACTTCCAATCTCGCGCGCAGGTGTGGGCTGAACCGGTCTATCGCAACGTGTGGAACCTGCTCCGCGAGTTCGGCGATGCCGAGATCGCAAGCCTTGTCGCTCCCCGGCCGTTGGTCATCGAGGCCGGCCGAGGTCCCGAAGTGGGCAGTCCCCCACCCGATCCCTATGGGCACAGCCAAGCCTCGTCCGGCAGACTGGTCACCCCGCCGCGAGAGGCGGTTCTACACGAGTTCAATCGCGCCCAAGGTGTGTACGAGCAGCTCAAAGCGGCCGGCAAGATAAGGCTCGTCTTCCCCGATGACCCTCGTGCTGGCCCGGGTACCGAACCGGCCCTCCAGGCCTTTCTGGCTGCATTGGTGGGGCGGCAAGGCCCCCTCAGGCCCGCCGGCCCTTCTCCTGTCCCTTCGCAGTGGGCAGACGCCGATGTTGATGCCCGCCAGGCTCGCCAGTTTGGCCAACTGGTCGGTTTTACGCAGAGACTCGTCCGCGAATCCGGCGAGCGCCGCCGTCAGTTCTGGTCGAAGGCCGACGCCTCCTCGCTCGAGAAGTGGCAGAAATCGTGCGAGTACTATCGCCGCTACTTGTGGGACGAGGTCATTGGCCGATGCCCCGCGCCCGGCGACAGCATCAACCCTCGCTCCCGCCGGATCATCGACAACGACAAGTGGGCGGGCTATGAAGTTGTTCTGGACGTTTATCCCGACGTATTCGCATATGGAATACTGTTACTTCCTAAGGACATTCGGCCCGGCGAGCGAAGGCCGGTTGTCGTGTGCCAGCACGGCCTGGAGGGTCGGCCGAACAAGGTTGTTGATCGGACCATCAAATCGCCCTACAAAGCCTTCGGCGCTGACTTGGCCGACCGCGGTTACATCGTCTTCGCCCCGCAGAACCCCTACATCGGCGGAGACGCCTTTCGTCTTCTGCAACGCAAGGCCAACCCCCTTAAGCTTTCCCTGTTCTCGTTCATCACCGCGCAGCACCGGCAGATTCTCCTCTGGCTGGGACAGCAACCGTTCGTCGATCCGAAGCGCATCGCCTTCTATGGCCTCTCTTATGGCGGCAAGACGGCCATGCGGGTACCGGCGCTGTTGCCCGAATACTGCCTGAGCATCTGCTCGGGTGATTTCAACGAGTGGATCGTCAAGACCACTTCGGTCGACCTCGTCAACAGCTACATGTTTACGTACGAGTACGAGATCTATGAGTTCGACATGGGCAACACGTTCAACTACGGCGAGCTGGCCGGCCTGATCGCCCCTCGGCCCTTCATGGTTGAGCGAGGGCATGACGACCCCGTTGGCATGGACGAGTGGGTCTCATACGAATATGCCAAGGTCCGGCGGCTTTACGCGAAGTTGGGCCTCCCTGACCTCACGGAAATCGAGTACTTCGACGGCCGGCACGAGATTCACGCGGTGGGCACCTTTGCCTTCCTTCACAAACACCTCGCCCGGCCAAGGTAG
- a CDS encoding Gfo/Idh/MocA family oxidoreductase, with translation MKRSPVSRREFLNRSVVAAAGVAAASLARPAPLRAAGADDRIVIGFMGCGGRGNFLVKEMAARKNLDFAYMCDPDAGRLAAGIKQAEKLTGKAPKAVKDYREILDDKNVHALFVCTPDHWHALPTIHACQAGKDVYVEKPASHSVWEGRKMVEAARKYGRVVQLGTQTRSGRYTREAVEYIRSGNLGKVHLIHVLNMKMRESIGHKADAPTPPGVDYDQWLGPAPKRDFNPNRFHYSWHWFWDYSGGDIINDGVHQIDIARWLAGQDSPAAVSGTGGRFSFNDDQETPDTQVVTWDFDNLTMVFENILWAPYMKKMEWNTRDTDAYPNWPFDGMRIEVYGEKGLMFFERHGGGWQVFDESEKIISQSNDRHPHYAHLDNFFECIRSRKRPNADIEEGHLSTILCQIGNISYRCDGRRLKWDGKQEKFTNDEEANGYLKRTYREPYVVPETV, from the coding sequence ATGAAACGGAGTCCCGTGAGTCGGAGGGAATTCCTGAACCGTTCGGTCGTCGCAGCCGCGGGGGTCGCCGCGGCTTCGTTGGCCCGTCCGGCACCATTACGGGCCGCCGGGGCCGACGACAGGATCGTCATCGGCTTCATGGGCTGCGGGGGACGCGGCAACTTCCTGGTTAAGGAGATGGCCGCCCGCAAGAACCTCGATTTCGCGTATATGTGCGACCCCGACGCGGGTCGTCTGGCTGCTGGGATCAAGCAGGCAGAAAAGCTTACCGGCAAGGCCCCCAAGGCGGTGAAGGACTACCGCGAGATTCTCGATGACAAGAATGTCCACGCCTTGTTCGTCTGCACGCCCGATCACTGGCACGCGCTGCCGACGATCCATGCCTGCCAGGCCGGCAAGGATGTCTATGTCGAAAAGCCCGCATCCCACAGCGTCTGGGAAGGCCGCAAGATGGTCGAGGCCGCCCGGAAGTATGGCCGTGTCGTCCAGCTCGGCACCCAGACGCGCAGCGGTCGATACACACGTGAGGCCGTGGAGTACATCCGTTCCGGCAATCTCGGCAAGGTGCACCTCATCCACGTTTTGAACATGAAGATGCGGGAGAGCATCGGGCACAAGGCCGACGCCCCAACCCCGCCGGGCGTGGATTACGACCAATGGCTCGGACCGGCGCCCAAGCGGGACTTCAACCCCAACCGCTTCCACTATTCCTGGCACTGGTTCTGGGATTACTCCGGTGGCGACATCATCAACGACGGCGTCCACCAGATCGACATCGCTCGCTGGCTGGCCGGCCAGGATTCGCCTGCGGCCGTCAGCGGTACCGGCGGCCGGTTCTCCTTCAACGACGACCAGGAGACGCCCGATACGCAAGTGGTCACATGGGATTTCGACAATCTGACGATGGTCTTCGAGAACATCCTCTGGGCCCCGTACATGAAAAAGATGGAATGGAACACGCGGGACACCGATGCGTACCCCAACTGGCCCTTCGACGGGATGCGCATTGAGGTCTACGGCGAGAAGGGCCTCATGTTCTTCGAGCGCCACGGTGGCGGCTGGCAGGTCTTCGACGAGTCCGAGAAGATCATCAGCCAGTCCAACGACCGTCATCCGCACTACGCTCATCTGGACAACTTCTTCGAGTGCATCCGATCTCGCAAGCGGCCGAATGCCGACATCGAGGAAGGTCATCTCTCCACGATTCTTTGCCAGATCGGCAACATTTCATATCGATGCGACGGCCGCAGGCTGAAATGGGACGGCAAGCAGGAGAAGTTCACCAACGATGAGGAGGCGAACGGCTATCTGAAACGAACGTATCGCGAACCCTACGTGGTGCCGGAGACGGTCTGA
- the pyk gene encoding pyruvate kinase: MSHSNKTKVVATVGPACRDQATLRALIDEGVDVFRVNLSHGNLEEHTQTVAAIRRAAVQSGDVVAIMGDLCGPKIRVGQIADGSFDIAVRELLAIEPGSFPCTPGRICTSYDQLCDDVQCGERVLIDDGQIRLRAVAKQGAKLICECEVGGTIRTHKGVNLPDSRLSLPALTQKDRTDIQWAAQQDLDYLALSFVRSPKDLEELRAELTRHESNAHVVSKIERPEAIEHLDEIISLSDALLVARGDLGVEMDVSRVPLLQKQITQRCARAGKPVIVATQMLQSMVESPVPTRAEVSDVANAILDGADAVMLSAETSVGGYPLEAVRVIRSIADQTEAYLAGQAGDSVPRVDPEELQFVSAVVHGASVLARELNVHALAVWTDTGTTVRLLSKRRIPQMIVGLSPDARVCRRMSLYYGVRPARLDHQTRQKDMIRDVDAVLIDRELAKTNDMIMIVAGTHLREPGSTNAMLIHLVGACDACSPSATREAVRVPVMTS, translated from the coding sequence TTGTCACACAGCAACAAGACGAAGGTCGTTGCGACCGTCGGACCGGCCTGCAGAGACCAAGCCACGCTGCGCGCCTTGATCGACGAGGGGGTCGACGTCTTCCGTGTCAATCTGTCGCATGGCAATTTGGAAGAGCACACCCAGACCGTCGCCGCCATTCGACGCGCTGCAGTGCAAAGCGGTGATGTGGTTGCGATCATGGGAGACCTCTGCGGCCCGAAGATTCGCGTGGGGCAGATTGCCGACGGAAGCTTCGACATTGCCGTTCGAGAGCTTCTTGCGATCGAGCCGGGCAGTTTTCCATGCACGCCCGGACGAATCTGTACAAGCTATGATCAATTGTGCGACGATGTCCAGTGCGGCGAGCGGGTTCTGATCGACGACGGCCAGATTCGGCTCCGGGCGGTGGCGAAACAAGGCGCGAAGCTGATCTGCGAATGCGAGGTCGGGGGGACCATTCGCACCCACAAGGGTGTCAACCTGCCGGATAGCCGACTCTCGCTTCCTGCCCTCACTCAGAAGGATCGAACGGACATCCAATGGGCGGCTCAGCAGGATCTTGACTACCTTGCCCTGTCGTTCGTTCGCTCCCCGAAGGACCTGGAGGAACTTCGAGCCGAGCTTACGAGGCACGAGAGCAACGCCCACGTCGTGTCAAAGATCGAGCGCCCCGAGGCGATCGAGCATCTTGACGAAATCATCAGCCTGTCGGATGCGTTGCTTGTTGCCCGAGGCGACCTGGGCGTCGAGATGGACGTCTCGAGGGTGCCATTGCTTCAGAAACAGATCACGCAGCGGTGTGCTCGTGCGGGCAAACCTGTCATTGTGGCCACGCAGATGCTCCAGAGCATGGTTGAATCACCCGTTCCCACGCGGGCCGAGGTGAGTGACGTCGCCAATGCCATCCTGGATGGCGCGGACGCGGTCATGCTTTCGGCGGAGACGTCGGTCGGCGGTTATCCGCTTGAGGCCGTTCGCGTGATTCGCAGCATCGCCGACCAGACCGAGGCGTATCTCGCCGGCCAGGCAGGAGACTCCGTCCCCCGTGTGGATCCCGAGGAGTTGCAGTTCGTATCCGCGGTGGTCCACGGGGCAAGCGTCCTCGCTCGCGAGTTAAACGTCCATGCGCTGGCCGTGTGGACCGACACGGGCACGACGGTTCGACTTCTGAGCAAACGCCGCATCCCGCAGATGATCGTCGGCCTCAGTCCTGATGCTCGCGTCTGTCGGCGCATGTCGCTTTATTACGGTGTTCGGCCTGCGCGTCTTGACCATCAGACACGACAGAAAGACATGATCAGGGACGTCGATGCCGTGCTGATCGATCGCGAGTTGGCGAAGACAAACGATATGATCATGATCGTCGCGGGCACCCATCTCCGCGAACCCGGCAGCACCAACGCAATGCTCATTCACCTGGTCGGGGCGTGTGATGCTTGTTCGCCGTCGGCGACTCGAGAAGCGGTCCGTGTGCCCGTAATGACAAGCTGA